The stretch of DNA gtattttcaTATTCTGCAATATGCAGAGCAACAGCAGTCTGATATTGAAAGTCCAAAGCTAAAACGCTGATTAATTACATACCGTCCCTAAAGAGTGATACAAACGAattaaaccaaaacaaacaaaaaaaaacaagtagttgtgtgtgtgtgtaactgatgTAATATTTCAGGTGTGAACATCTGTTCTTTCTGACTCGTTTCTTTTAAGGTGGAGAGTGAGACCACAGGGCAGAGTGGACCCTGGCTGCAGGACTGTGTTGTGTCCCTGTCACCCTGCTCTGACCTGCTAGTGGTGGCCCGTGAACACAAGGCAGCCTTCCTGTCAGGTCAGATATCCAAACGGATGCACACATTGTCTCTTGTCGCAATGTAGTTTCTATATTTCTGTTACCTTTGGTGATTCTTACAGCGAAGTGGCGTACAgatgacagtggcagagaggagatgacTCTGGCTGTGTCTTGGACTGGAACTCTCAGCACTGAAGAAGGGTGAGTGAGAGAAAATTGCGACAATATGAGGAAAGATGAAAATGTTGCTGGGTCAACAATAGATAACATAAGTCTGAGTGAGAGTGTTTGCCAATATAATAATATCAGTAGTTTTGCTGTATGCCAAAAACAAGCACTATAAAGAGATGAAATCATATTGGATGGTGAAAGGATCtttgtctctccagagagtgtgtgagcagcacCATCTGTATCCCCCTGGCAAGTCAAAAAAGGCAAGAAATACTCTACTTTATTAAATTCAGCATCTGTGGGATCACAGAATACTTGTgggtatgtttacatgtttgtgttttgtgtgtgtgtgtgtgtgtgtgtgtgtgtgtataggagCTCCACTGGAAGGCCTGACTGGACATGTGTAGTTGTGGGCTTTACATCTGGCCATGTCCGCTTCTACACAGAGGTATTGTCCTGCCTTCAGTGCCTACTGCTGTCTTCAACATGTTATTTTGCTGATTGGAgtctataaatataaatgatagTCTTTGATGAATGTAATAACTGTAATTATGTCTCCTCAGAACGGAGTTCTGCTTCTGGCCCAACTGCTGCATGAGGACCCTGTACTGAGGCTCAAGTGTCGCACTTATGAGATCCCACGTCATCCTGGTGTCACCGAGCAGGTAATGCTCATCCCGGAAACAAAAGCCCGAAATCTGTCAAAGAATAATTTATTCATACCAAGAAAAATGAATCCCTCCATGTTGTTCTTCTAATGTGTATAATTATCGATGTTCCTCTACTGCAGCATGAGGAGCTGAGTATCCTGTACCCTGCTGCTCTGGTCACCATTGATGGCTTCAGTCTATTTCAGTCTCTGCGTGCCTGCAGAAACCAGGTGGCAAGAGGTACTGCTTGGTTTTTTTGTGATAGCATGCACCATGTTGCATTTATCTGTGTTGCCCACTAGGGAGGGGGATAACAGATATACATAgggataggtgcaatattcacacaccacagtgtacaataaattatttatttagtttttgatgcactatgtacagttttcgtacagaccacttctacctccactcacctgtgcaataaatgttcatatgtttactgtttttttattctattctattctattctatattttattggtaatCTATTTTATCATGTGTATATCTTTCTTAACTTATGCTtacccattgtgggactaataaaggcttcttaatcttaatcttaaacagATATACAGTATGTGATTAGCAAGTGTTGTGTGATTTTCGTTATACTGTGCTAACATGatatgtgtttttcattttctggCTAAATGGATAGATATTGCCACAAAGCTCTCAGGTACTAAGGAGACATTGTTATAAAATCACATGAATAGTCTTTAGAGGTTAATAGCCTAGCTTTAGCAGCATTTAGcagtgctttgtgtgtttgccaattaaaacacattttttgttatttttaaggTAAGGTGCTACAGTTTTAATGAAGCTACATGCAAGGCCTGTGAAACAATGAAAATTAATTTTCAGAAATACTTAGATTCGCTTTGTTCTTTCTTTACAGCTACAGCAGCAGGCAGCGATGTGATCCAGCCTCCTCCCCTGGCCTATAAGAAGTGGGGCCTGCAGGATATGGACACCATTGTGGACCACAGCAGTGTGGGTAAGGCGCTGTTACACTGACTGGTGAATGTTGCTTATCCAATTTTCAGCTTTTAACTATATGGCAATGATAAGATTGAGGTTACTCTTAATATGTTTCACAGCAGTTTACCTCTCCTTGTCTTAGGGGTtatgacactgtgtgtttttgaccaAATGAAGAATGCATCAATCCTGGGGGGGTTCAATGCATCAGTCAAGGGCAGCCCCCCTGCCATGAGTCAGTATGTCACCGTTGGAGCTGGGCCATACACAGGCTTCTACTATGCTGTAGAGGTAAGGGCATGAGACAGAGATGGTGCTTGTATGTATACAGTTAGTAAAGTCAGTATTTATGTGTCTTATCTGTTTCCAGGGAAGCTCCCAGCCTCTGCTGTCCCACGTGGCTCTGGCTGTGGCCAGTAAACTCACCTCAGCCCTGTTCAATGCTGCCAGGTGAGTGCATGCAATATCACTGCATGTGAAAGCGCAATTAATACAAACATCTGTCAAAGAAACTGAGTTTCTGCAATGAGGTTGTCTGTGTCACgcacattttattttaggtCAGCATCCACACACTATTTATAATCCTGTTCATTTGTCTGCTCTTCCATTGCTTTGCATTCAGTGGGTGGTTGGGGtggaacaagaacaagaacgAAGAGGAGGCTGTTCAGAAGCAGAAGCCCAAGGTGGAGCCTGCAACCCCGTTAGGGATCAGGTATCACTCATAATATCTAAATACAAATACATCAGGGTGCTATTGATATTGGCATTCTgaagtctgtttatgtccctctgCCTGTCAGATTTGGTCTCCCTGACTCTCGGCGCCATGGCGAGTCCATATGTCTGTCCCCATGCAACACACTGGCTGGTGTGACGGATGACTTTGGTCGAGTCACTCTACTGGACTTGGCCAGGGGCATTGCCATCCGTATGTGGAAAGGTAAGGGAAGTAATAATCAGACTTTGAATTCCTTCATCGGTCCTGACATGAAGACATGTGATTAGTTCAAATGTTTACTGTGTGTAGTATATACCTGACCATTAATTGAATTCACTCTCAGGATACAGAGATGCCCAGCTAGGTTGGCTTCAAGTTCCAGAGGAGCGTGGTGATCGGGAGTTCTCCCCTTCCGCTTCCCTTCCCAGACGCCACGCTCTGTTTCTTGTGATCTACGCCCCCCGTAGGGGAATCTTGGAGGTCTGGGCGATGCAGCAGGGGCCTCGAGTTGGAGCTTTCACTGTGGGCAAACACTGCAGGTGACTTTTTCTGTAATCTAAGACAAAACAGGACTTTGTACTGGCATTTAGAGGATATTGATATGCATGCATGCTCTCTCAGGTTGCTATATGCAGGTTACCGTCTGATGGGGGTTAACAGTGTGACCAGTAAGGGCtggcagcttcacacacagcaggtgtgtctGCTGGATCCAACAACAGGAGCACTGAGGACAGTAAACATTCCCTTCCACCTGGCCCTCAGGTTGGTACACAAACGTTGAGGTCTTATATTATTTACATACTTTCAATTGCATTTTCTTGTCTTGACTTAGGAGCCTTGTTCATGGTTATAAAAGCTAAGGTGAACAAATATGACTCCTAAATGCTAAATTCTCGTTATGCTGTTTTGAAATGATAAAAATTGCTTCATGCCTCCCTGCATAAGGTCGTAACGAAACACTTGTGGTGCTTGaacaacatctttctgtgtgttttccacctCAGTGACAAGAAGAGCGAGCGAGCCAAAGATATGCACCTGGTAAAGAGATTAACTGCTCTACTAAAAAGCAGAGACGTGGAGCCTGGTAAGAAGAGTGAGAATGAAACCAAGATTATGTAAGTGAGGCAGTAATCTTTGTTCGTCTCATTGTTTTCTTATGGCTTCTTTTTAGATGTTTTGGAGAGTGAAGCCAGAAGTGTCCTGCTGGATATCAAACACCCTGCCATTAAGAAGCAGGTACAAATACATTCTCCCCTGCTTAACAGCTGTTAAGAGTTTGTTCAGCAGTCAGAAGTCTAACCAGTCTGTTTCCCTTCAGGCTTTGGAGTCTCTGCTTGCAAATAAGAACGTTCCTGTGTCTTGTCTTACTAACGTCACATGTGCCTTAAATGACACTTTAAAGCAGCAAGGTAAAGTATATGATTATTGGTTGGAGGAAACCGTTTTTAGATATAATATGTATGAATGGTTATTCTTGTTTCTTTGTGGCAGACCCTGAGGAGGTGGACACATCATTACTCCAGCTCTGCTCCTCCCAGCTGAAACTGCTTCAGCTCTACACtgacatccagcagctgcacTCTGCTGGAGACAGCGAGGCTTCCTCGGAAAACGTGCGAGGACACACAGTCAGAAACAACCATATAGATTGCAAACTTTTCCTGTAGGTGTCTTAACATTACCTTCTCACTCAGCAGGACTCCCTTGAAGGCATAGAGGAGGAACTGTCCCGTGTTGGTCCCATCTTGCAACGTTATGCCCAGTTCACCTCAAGACCCAGTGTGACCTTTGCTCAGGACTCACCTGACACACCCCTGCCTGCCCAAGCGTTTCTCTCCCAGATTGAGTGCACAGAGGACGGGGAGCTGAAGGTGCTTCGCAGGTCTGAGACAGAATGGAACCAGCTAGGTATGgcaacatatttatttattgctttaaacAACATATCCTTATCCTAAAAGGGGTTCTCTTGTGTGTGCTTTGCAGGGAACTTTTTGTTTTGGGGTTGTCTGTGTGGAAAAGGTCCACTCCATAAAGTCTGTGACACACTACAACAGGCTGGCATCAGTCCACAGCAGCTACTGGTAAgatagaggaagaggagccagGGAGTGAAATTAGGTTTAGGTGGATGAGTAAGATCTAGAGGAGAACTGACCCACTACTCCTTTCATTTACAGTATCATGAACTGAGCATCTATGGCTTCAAATGACAGGTTATTGCCTTGTActgaaaaatacatgttttaaatgtttctctTTATTTCAGTCTTTGTTGCTTAGCGTGTGGTTGCAACGGGAGAAGGAGGTGGTGCAGAAACCAGCTGAGACTGTGagaaacctgcacacactaCTAGTTGCTCTCAGCAACATAAAAGGTTTGTATTCATCTTCAGTATATGCTAATAAAAGGTTGTAAAAAACAACAAGATAAGAGTGcttatttcttcttctcttcaggTGCTGTTGAGGATTCATGGGACCCACAGTCTATCTCCCCCTGGTGGCAGCAAGTTCGACACACATGTATCCAGTCCCACAATGCCGCTGCTGCTTTGCTGGCTGCCTTAGTCGCTCACCGCGCTGCTAAGGCTTGCATCACAAGCCGGGCCGACAGCAAGGTAGAGTAGTGCCCTTGGCAATGCAATAAAATAAGATTTTCTAAAACTAAGCAGAACattgtcatcatttttttgttctgttgtgtttgtgtgacagttGCAGTCTGAGTGGGAGGCGGTGTCGCTGgagctggagcagtgggtggtTTGTGTTCGCCAGCTGGAGGATGTGCTGGTACTACAGACTCTCCTGTTGGTGCCTCCTCCTCAGggagcagcagggggcgctgcagttCAGTGTTCCATCAAATCATTGCAAGAGGGAGGCACAGGTGGGTTGGACATAATCTCAGGATGTGCTTGTGTTCCCTTATAGTGTatcttttctccttctttgtcaGTTTGCATACACAggtgtttattttctttctctcttctctctcaagGTGGCGTTGCCGACAGCGTCTCCAAGTGGGTATTTAGACAAAAGTTGGCCCCTGAGTGCCTGAAGGAAATTCtccagaaaagagaaaataaagatgCAGATGACAAAGTGGAGCAGAGAGAAGTGGTAGAAGGAAATGAAGAGAAGGAGACgacagacaggacagcaggTGAGAGCTAAGAGAAGCATTGGCATTATTGTAAACATTATTCCGCTGAATCTTTTACCCTTGAAGTCCAGTCCATGTCAGacccctgtcctctctgtctcccagaGCTGTTGGCGGCAGTATGGCAGCGGTTCCCGCACTCCCTTTCACCTGACTTGCTCTTTGCCCATTGCAGCTGGGAGTATGTGGTGCAATGGAACAAAGACCCAGaggtgcacaaacacaacatcttTGTATCAATTCTGTGCCTAATCCTAGAAAAAGCAGTTTTAAGTGGATTCTCTTACTCTTAATTTTTGTTTCTCCTCATAGGAGGGTGCGTACTTGAGATGGGCTGTGGAACATTTGAAGCTGGTTTCCAGTCCCCATATTCAACTAGGTAAGTTTCTATTGATGTGCGTACATATGTCTTATTTTATCTAATCAGTGTTGTATATGTTTATACAGATGTTCATGAAAATACTATAATGTACTAAAGTCCTATAATGCCAGAAGTCATGTCAGTGTTCCACTTTGTGTGTCGTTGGTGTTTATTGAATTGTCACAGGCATTTCTACAATGATGTGGAGTACATTCATTGTCAAGCGTTTCTCGGCAGCAGCTTTCCTCATGGAGAAGGTAAATCATGCATGTACAGAATACAGCAAGGCTGAGTACAGACAAGCTTGGTTAAGTCTGAGAGGATTTGaatcaaatgacatttcttTTAGGTGGGAAAAGCACCCAAAGATCGCTTATGCCGTCGGGTAAGCATGTCTCTTTAGGGCACATCCTGCAATTGGTGGTTTAATAAGTTAATCCGTCTGTATGTATTGAGCTGTGTATAATACACGTACATTTGTGTGCAGGATGTCGGGATGGGAGACAAAGCCATGACGTCTTTCCTGGGCTGCTGTGTCCAACTGCTGCAGATTCTCATGGAGGTGACTGGAGTGTTGTTTAAGAATCAGTGCCCTTTGTCTTTTATAAACTACTATGTAAGTAAAGATCATAGAACAAAGCATGGGGAATGAGCAGTGCCTCAGATAAATCAGTTTATTAAGTAAGCATATTAAAATGGCTTTTTACTGACATGAGTGTAGTAGGATACACAGAGGTGTgttgctgcctgctgtgtgatGAAGTTGGATAACAAAGTGCTGAtgctgttggtgtgttttgaAAATTGCTAGAAGTACCATTTCTAAAAGTTTAAAttaaggcaactggacttgttttaaagacattttgagGAGTctagttgccttgatttaaactcttggaaatgacttgGATGAATGTTACTAATGTTTTAATATAATTATCAACACATCAACTAAATCaccatttcctgttttaataAAGGCGGACTCTGCAGTGGAGGAGGTCCCTGTGCCAGAGCTGTCTGTTGAGGAGGCCTGGTGCGGAGCAGAGGGCCCAGCATCCATAGCTGAGCTCGCCCTGGAGCAAAGAGGCGTCCACTACCCTCTGGTCCAACACCACTGCCTGTTAGCCTCTCTGCTACATGCTGCTATGACTTTCAGTCTCAAGGTCAAACCACTCGGCTTGTTTGATAGCAAGGTGaagacagtcacacacatctATTCGTTGAAATCCAGTAGGATGTGCTCAGTTTAATCGTACtgcaatgtgtttgtgtagggaAAGAACGCTTTCTTCAGAGATCTGACAACTATCCAGCTGATGCCGAGTGGAGACATGGACCCAGGCTTGGTTTCAATACGACAAGAGGTGGGAGTAGAATTTAATTGCAGAAGATGAGAAGAAAATGAGATGTCTGCACCCGTCACCTCATCTGTTTCCccatcactccctctctctgccacaGTTCCTCCTTCGGGTGTTGACTGGGTGGGTGCAAGCTGTAGATGATCCCTCCAGCACAGCCACCACCCCTCTGCCTTCTACTGGACCAAAGGCTGACTGGTGGCCCTCGCTGTGCTTGGAGTTGGGCTCCCTGCTGCAGGTCAACCCAGACATCCTGCGACGGCACCTTGTCTGCGAGCTCTATAACCAAGGCCTGGACCCGCGTGCTGAAGAGGTACAAGATGTGACATGTTGACATCTGTTTTATGAAAATGCTTCGCTGACCCCATGTCTGTCTTTGGCATCCTGCTTTCTAGGTGATGTTAGAGGTAGAAGATAAGGATGTGCTGGGCTCCCAACTCTTGGTTCTGACTGGTCAGAGGCTGAGCTACTCACTTCTGCACAGTCAGAGTCAGACACAGGCTGCCATGGAGCTGCTGGCCCGCCTGCCCCCCACCCTCTGCACATGGCTGAAGGCTATGGTAAGAAACCCAACACCTTTCAGAAAGGAGAGCTGACAGCATTTGGTGTGCTCTTACTCTCTATGTGAAATCTtgattctgatgtattttgtgCAGGACCCAAGTGAGCTGAGGTGCCCGCTGGTCCCTCTGCCCCAGACCAGCCGGCTGGTCGGCCGCCTGATTGAAATCCTGCCAGAAAACCACGCCCAGTACAGCCTGGCCCTGCACCTTCTAGAAGCTGTGGAGGCCCTCACCACTGAAGACTGATGGACACTGCAGTAAGTCAACCACCCTGCAAATCAAAGAGATTGTCCTGGAGTACGTTGTCATCCTCAACTCTTGTTAATGTTGGTTAATTCATCCTCACTGATTAATTGTAGAAGGCAGTGCTAAATACAATAtggcttttaatttttttttaatccatatTTTTGCATGTAACCTCtattacattaaatatttgcatTATTAAGAGGATGTGTTTATTGTCCAGATGGTTATTGAGGAATAGATCATTTCTTTTTGCTTCTCATGTTTAGTGTTGACTTTAAAATCTGACGTCTGTGTGCCATATCAGAGTTCTGTTAGACATTTATCCTTCCAGACATGAGCTGTATCATAAAAAAAtggactttattttttatttatatatgcaGACAGTACTGTACTAGCTGTGCCTGTACACCTACTATTCTGTAGTTTTATGTCCAGCTGCTTCCACTGGACTGCAGTGCAAAAACAATGATGTTTCTCAAAAGCTTAGAtgttgctattgtttttttcattctgattctgaaaagaTACagagataaaactttatttattaatacagAGACAGTTCCTTCAATATACCCTCAACTTTATGGGAAAGACCAGAATATACAAAGAAGGTGTTTTCAAGAACTCTTCCACGTAAATCTTTTCTGAAGTGTAAATTCACTATTGTAGTCACATGGTGACAGTCATTGTAGTGAATTGCCtccatacattaaaaaaaaaacaaatacacccTCTGAACCCTTTCGAGACTGAAAATCACTTTGGTTCCTAACAGTATACACACAGCATGCTGCATTAGGTTGCCgatttaaacatttttgttcTACAGTTCACCCCTGCTGGAACAAATGTGCATACAACAGTTCTTAAGCACACTTTGAAACCAAAAGCTTTGTTATTTGCACTTAAGCCATTTTCTCCCAGTTCCAAATTTGCAATGACGAGTTTTATGACAGAACAAGCAAAGGAAAAGCTGATCTTTCATTCCTCGTGGCCAGCTTCCAGCAGGAGCCTAAAACCTGTTCAGACCTCAACGGTGCTGCATTCAAACCAGGAACACAAAAGAAGCCGGTGTTTGAGGAGGATATTTGCCTGTCACTGAGCCTGTGAAACAAGAGTCTGACAGCGTGGGCACAGGCAGTCTGCTGAGTTTGCAGTGTATCGGCGACAGCGAGGGCACCGGGCAGCTGAAGTGGGCACCACTGCTACGCTGTAGGCACTGTCCTCGCGGATAACACCACCTGACAGGAAATACACAATCACTGCTGTGATGTAGAGGGGTATACAGGTCTAAGGATTTCAAACAGCAAATGATCAACAACTATTAGTGTAGTGCTGTAGTTCCTCACCCTCCAGGTTGATGAGGAAAGTACCGTGGCTCAACAGGGCATCTGGGGGCAGGTCACGGGGGAGCTCACTAGTCAGGGTGACCCTGGCAGCCATCATCATCTCAACTAGTTgcgaggtggtggaggtgggctCTTCCTGGAGAGACTGGGGGTAATGTGGAGGACGGCATGAGTGGACTGAGTAAAGGGAATCTACTTAACTGATCCAGAGAAATTCCACTTACCTCCATGAGTTCAA from Parambassis ranga chromosome 22, fParRan2.1, whole genome shotgun sequence encodes:
- the rab3gap2 gene encoding rab3 GTPase-activating protein non-catalytic subunit isoform X2, which encodes MSCSLWEFCRLQELKTVRDFLFQNQTTEPAEEKNQTDNDLTWDTSDWESAWDSGENEEEKSTSATEVESETTGQSGPWLQDCVVSLSPCSDLLVVAREHKAAFLSAKWRTDDSGREEMTLAVSWTGTLSTEEGECVSSTICIPLASQKRSSTGRPDWTCVVVGFTSGHVRFYTENGVLLLAQLLHEDPVLRLKCRTYEIPRHPGVTEQHEELSILYPAALVTIDGFSLFQSLRACRNQVARATAAGSDVIQPPPLAYKKWGLQDMDTIVDHSSVGVMTLCVFDQMKNASILGGFNASVKGSPPAMSQYVTVGAGPYTGFYYAVEGSSQPLLSHVALAVASKLTSALFNAASGWLGWNKNKNEEEAVQKQKPKVEPATPLGIRFGLPDSRRHGESICLSPCNTLAGVTDDFGRVTLLDLARGIAIRMWKGYRDAQLGWLQVPEERGDREFSPSASLPRRHALFLVIYAPRRGILEVWAMQQGPRVGAFTVGKHCRLLYAGYRLMGVNSVTSKGWQLHTQQVCLLDPTTGALRTVNIPFHLALSDKKSERAKDMHLVKRLTALLKSRDVEPDVLESEARSVLLDIKHPAIKKQALESLLANKNVPVSCLTNVTCALNDTLKQQDPEEVDTSLLQLCSSQLKLLQLYTDIQQLHSAGDSEASSENDSLEGIEEELSRVGPILQRYAQFTSRPSVTFAQDSPDTPLPAQAFLSQIECTEDGELKVLRRSETEWNQLGNFLFWGCLCGKGPLHKVCDTLQQAGISPQQLLSLLLSVWLQREKEVVQKPAETVRNLHTLLVALSNIKGAVEDSWDPQSISPWWQQVRHTCIQSHNAAAALLAALVAHRAAKACITSRADSKLQSEWEAVSLELEQWVVCVRQLEDVLVLQTLLLVPPPQGAAGGAAVQCSIKSLQEGGTGGVADSVSKWVFRQKLAPECLKEILQKRENKDADDKVEQREVVEGNEEKETTDRTAELLAAVWQRFPHSLSPDLLFAHCSWEYVVQWNKDPEEGAYLRWAVEHLKLVSSPHIQLGISTMMWSTFIVKRFSAAAFLMEKVGKAPKDRLCRRDVGMGDKAMTSFLGCCVQLLQILMEVTGVLFKNQCPLSFINYYADSAVEEVPVPELSVEEAWCGAEGPASIAELALEQRGVHYPLVQHHCLLASLLHAAMTFSLKVKPLGLFDSKGKNAFFRDLTTIQLMPSGDMDPGLVSIRQEFLLRVLTGWVQAVDDPSSTATTPLPSTGPKADWWPSLCLELGSLLQVNPDILRRHLVCELYNQGLDPRAEEVMLEVEDKDVLGSQLLVLTGQRLSYSLLHSQSQTQAAMELLARLPPTLCTWLKAMDPSELRCPLVPLPQTSRLVGRLIEILPENHAQYSLALHLLEAVEALTTED